In one window of Sinorhizobium chiapasense DNA:
- the phnC gene encoding phosphonate ABC transporter ATP-binding protein: MFQLKNVTRRFGTKTAVSSVTFDIPQGQMVGIIGRSGAGKSTLLRMVNRLVDLSSGSIEFGGTEVSSLRGAALRNWQRDCAMIFQQFNLVPRLDVLTNVLLGRLNHRSTALSILNMFTREERIMAIGALERLGIEQTALQPAGTLSGGQQQRVAIARALMQQPKVLLADEPIASLDPLNAKIVMDALRDINERDGITVITNLHTLDTARSYCERIIGMAHGRVVFDGQPKDLTAAAVAEIYGADTAIEESMTSTSINIPAALPQENTASAGLKPLALAGL; encoded by the coding sequence ATGTTTCAGTTGAAGAATGTAACCCGCCGGTTCGGCACGAAAACAGCCGTCAGCTCGGTTACCTTCGACATCCCGCAGGGTCAGATGGTCGGCATCATCGGCCGCTCGGGTGCCGGCAAGTCGACGCTGCTGCGCATGGTCAACCGGTTGGTCGATCTCTCGTCCGGCTCGATCGAATTCGGCGGCACGGAAGTATCCTCGCTCCGCGGTGCGGCGCTCCGAAACTGGCAGCGCGATTGCGCGATGATCTTCCAGCAGTTCAACCTCGTGCCGCGGCTCGACGTCTTGACCAATGTCCTGCTCGGCCGCCTCAACCACCGCTCGACGGCGCTCAGCATCCTCAACATGTTCACACGCGAAGAGCGGATCATGGCGATCGGCGCGCTCGAGCGCCTCGGCATCGAGCAGACGGCGTTGCAGCCAGCAGGCACGCTTTCTGGCGGTCAGCAGCAGCGCGTCGCGATCGCCCGCGCGCTGATGCAGCAGCCGAAGGTGCTGCTCGCCGATGAGCCGATCGCCTCGCTCGACCCGCTCAACGCCAAGATCGTCATGGATGCGCTGCGCGACATCAACGAGCGCGACGGAATCACCGTCATAACCAACCTGCACACGCTCGACACCGCACGGAGCTATTGCGAACGGATCATCGGCATGGCGCATGGGCGCGTCGTGTTCGACGGGCAACCGAAGGATCTGACCGCCGCAGCCGTCGCCGAAATTTACGGCGCAGACACCGCAATCGAAGAATCGATGACCTCGACAAGCATCAATATCCCCGCGGCACTCCCGCAGGAAAACACCGCATCGGCTGGCCTCAAGCCGCTGGCATTGGCTGGTCTCTGA
- the phnD gene encoding phosphonate ABC transporter substrate-binding protein, producing MLKKALLGAVALFALVGQAQAEDLKEFRIGILGGENEADRLRNFQCLVDKLPAAIGVEKVSLFPAADYDGVIQGLLGGTLDYAELGASGYAKIYLAKADAVEPILTTVQTDGSTGYHSIMVARKDSGISKLEDLKGKKLGFADPDSTSGYLVPLVTLPEAIGAPVKEFFGETGFGGGHENLVLEVVKGTFDAGTTFGSGIGEFKDGYTSGNLRKMVDKGVVDMNDLVELWKSPLIPNGPIVVRTSMNDDMKAKFKQFMMDLPKTDAACFSAIQGGDFSGFTEVNADFYKPIIDARKATIGG from the coding sequence ATGTTGAAGAAAGCTCTTTTGGGCGCCGTTGCGCTCTTCGCCCTCGTCGGTCAGGCTCAGGCCGAAGACCTCAAGGAATTCCGCATCGGCATCCTTGGCGGCGAGAACGAAGCCGACCGCCTGCGTAATTTCCAGTGCCTGGTCGACAAGCTCCCGGCCGCAATCGGCGTCGAAAAGGTCTCGCTGTTCCCGGCCGCCGACTATGACGGCGTCATCCAGGGCCTGCTCGGCGGTACGCTCGACTACGCCGAGCTCGGCGCCTCCGGCTATGCCAAGATCTACCTCGCCAAGGCAGACGCGGTCGAGCCGATCCTGACGACGGTACAGACCGACGGCTCCACGGGCTACCACTCGATCATGGTTGCCCGCAAGGACTCCGGCATCAGCAAGCTCGAAGACCTCAAGGGCAAGAAGCTCGGCTTCGCCGATCCGGATTCGACCTCCGGCTACCTCGTCCCCCTCGTCACGCTCCCGGAAGCCATCGGCGCGCCGGTCAAGGAATTCTTCGGTGAAACCGGCTTCGGCGGCGGCCACGAGAACCTGGTGCTCGAAGTCGTCAAGGGCACGTTCGATGCCGGCACGACCTTCGGTTCGGGCATCGGCGAATTCAAGGACGGCTACACTTCGGGCAACCTGCGCAAGATGGTCGACAAGGGTGTCGTCGACATGAACGACCTCGTCGAGCTCTGGAAGTCGCCGCTGATCCCGAACGGCCCGATCGTCGTGCGCACTTCGATGAACGACGACATGAAGGCGAAGTTCAAGCAGTTCATGATGGACCTGCCGAAGACCGACGCCGCCTGCTTCTCGGCCATCCAAGGCGGCGACTTCTCCGGCTTCACCGAAGTTAATGCCGATTTCTACAAGCCGATCATCGACGCTCGCAAGGCAACGATCGGCGGCTGA
- a CDS encoding DUF1045 domain-containing protein translates to MRYAIYFAPPADDRLTQTAARWLGRDAFVDGALSWPEVPALGRENQMALTADPRRYGFHGTLKAPFELAEGKGEADLLAAFDEFAAEIEPFDVPRIVLHQIGPFFALVAAEDCQPLQNLAEQAVRRFEPFRAPLSDADVGRRNPEKLTLRQREYLTTWGYPYVFEEFQFHLTLTGPVPTETEGVMRETLTAAFEEFIGKPLDVSTVALFVEPHRGAPFTVHSLLPLGGASQRKIA, encoded by the coding sequence GTGCGTTATGCAATCTATTTCGCGCCGCCGGCCGATGACCGGCTGACGCAGACCGCAGCCCGTTGGCTTGGCCGCGACGCCTTTGTCGACGGAGCACTCAGCTGGCCGGAAGTCCCGGCGCTCGGGCGCGAAAATCAGATGGCGTTGACGGCAGATCCGCGCCGATACGGCTTTCACGGAACGTTGAAGGCGCCGTTCGAGCTCGCAGAAGGCAAGGGCGAAGCGGATCTGCTCGCGGCCTTCGACGAGTTTGCGGCGGAGATCGAACCCTTCGACGTGCCGCGGATCGTGCTTCACCAGATCGGTCCCTTTTTCGCGCTGGTCGCAGCCGAAGACTGCCAGCCTCTTCAAAACCTGGCGGAACAGGCCGTTCGCCGTTTCGAGCCGTTCCGGGCGCCGCTATCGGACGCCGATGTCGGTCGCCGCAATCCGGAGAAGCTCACGCTGCGTCAGCGGGAATATCTTACGACGTGGGGTTACCCTTACGTCTTTGAGGAATTTCAGTTCCACTTGACGCTGACGGGACCGGTGCCGACGGAGACGGAAGGAGTGATGCGCGAGACGCTCACCGCCGCATTCGAGGAGTTCATCGGCAAGCCGCTCGACGTTTCGACCGTGGCACTTTTCGTCGAGCCCCATCGCGGCGCGCCGTTTACGGTTCATTCCCTACTGCCGCTTGGCGGCGCGTCCCAACGAAAGATCGCATGA
- the phnE gene encoding phosphonate ABC transporter, permease protein PhnE, which produces MTASTKPSLLEMEAIAARHPHLLQSSSTKRLKTALIGIGVVLYLVFSWWFFSIGHVLANANWGIAGTYLADWVSYEVRPEIAIAADGTMAVSYARNSPLGPNPNPDWITLEKKTVTRTIEAPAAAQASKPKGSSSFNFMAPNAALGDAQTAQAPDRIETRSEEVVTRALIAFDRSTSIEAASGVVKATHRGETLIMTVDGADTVTPQGPLPRWAMQKRPGEKITLSFGLTGWAEVEGDEVSIRNRFFGWANFLFDTNSPFFGKPYGEVASLIVAGERIDPARSNLSLAWNNILYNAEWQHLDVWTKLLQTVVMAFVGTLFASLIAFPLCFLAARNVTPNFLANQLAKRFFDFLRSVDMFIWALFFTRAFGPGPLAGISAIFFTDTGTLGKLYSEALENIDDKQREGVKSVGATPIAVQRFGVLPQVLPVFASQALYFWESNTRSATIIGAVGAGGIGLKLWEAMRTNSDWENVAYMVLLILIVVFIFDSISNACRSRLMGRKTH; this is translated from the coding sequence ATGACCGCCTCGACCAAGCCGAGCCTCCTTGAAATGGAAGCGATCGCCGCGCGCCATCCGCACCTGTTGCAGTCCTCTTCAACAAAGAGGTTGAAAACAGCACTGATCGGTATCGGCGTGGTGCTCTACCTGGTTTTCAGCTGGTGGTTCTTTTCGATCGGCCATGTGCTTGCCAACGCCAATTGGGGTATCGCCGGCACCTATCTCGCCGACTGGGTCTCCTATGAGGTCCGACCCGAGATCGCGATTGCGGCCGACGGCACGATGGCAGTCTCCTACGCGCGCAATTCGCCGCTCGGCCCCAATCCCAACCCCGATTGGATCACGCTCGAGAAGAAGACCGTAACCCGAACGATAGAGGCGCCGGCCGCTGCACAGGCGTCGAAGCCGAAGGGAAGTTCGTCCTTCAACTTCATGGCGCCGAATGCGGCGCTCGGCGATGCCCAAACGGCCCAGGCACCGGACCGCATCGAGACCCGTAGCGAAGAGGTCGTCACGCGCGCACTGATTGCCTTCGATCGGTCGACGAGCATCGAGGCTGCCAGCGGCGTGGTAAAGGCGACGCACCGCGGCGAGACGCTGATAATGACCGTGGACGGCGCCGATACGGTAACGCCGCAGGGTCCGCTGCCCCGCTGGGCCATGCAGAAGCGGCCGGGAGAAAAGATCACGCTCTCCTTCGGCCTCACCGGCTGGGCGGAGGTCGAAGGCGACGAGGTCTCGATCCGCAATCGCTTCTTCGGCTGGGCGAACTTCCTCTTCGACACCAACTCGCCGTTCTTCGGAAAGCCCTATGGCGAAGTGGCCTCGCTGATCGTCGCCGGCGAACGGATCGATCCGGCACGCTCCAACCTTTCGCTTGCTTGGAACAACATTCTCTACAATGCGGAGTGGCAGCATCTCGACGTCTGGACCAAACTGTTGCAGACGGTCGTCATGGCTTTCGTCGGCACGCTGTTCGCATCGCTGATCGCCTTTCCGCTCTGCTTCCTCGCCGCGCGCAACGTCACGCCGAACTTTCTTGCCAACCAACTCGCCAAGCGCTTCTTCGATTTCTTGAGGTCGGTGGACATGTTCATCTGGGCGCTGTTCTTCACGCGCGCCTTCGGCCCCGGCCCGCTTGCCGGCATCTCGGCGATCTTCTTCACCGACACCGGCACGCTCGGCAAGCTCTATTCCGAGGCGCTCGAAAACATCGACGACAAGCAGCGCGAGGGCGTGAAATCGGTCGGCGCGACGCCGATCGCGGTACAGCGCTTCGGCGTGCTGCCGCAGGTCCTCCCGGTCTTTGCCAGCCAGGCACTCTATTTCTGGGAATCGAACACCCGCTCGGCGACGATCATCGGCGCCGTCGGCGCCGGCGGCATCGGGCTCAAATTGTGGGAGGCGATGCGCACCAACTCCGATTGGGAAAATGTCGCCTACATGGTGCTTCTGATCTTGATAGTTGTCTTCATTTTCGACAGCATCTCAAACGCGTGCCGCTCGCGGCTGATGGGACGCAAGACGCATTAG
- the phnN gene encoding phosphonate metabolism protein/1,5-bisphosphokinase (PRPP-forming) PhnN: MTEVGQGRGALIVVVGPSGAGKDSVMGFAAHHFAHRPDILFVRRVITRPSDAGSEVHESVSTPEFEDMRRNGAFAVSWQAHGLSYGVPIEIADRVSSGMTAIVNGSRAALPAIRAAFGTIAVALVTADPAVLAKRLAERGRESEEDVLRRLTRQTPDIVAGGPDVTVIDNSGRLDVAGQRFVALVERHCAALHHLA; this comes from the coding sequence ATGACGGAGGTCGGACAGGGACGTGGAGCGCTCATCGTCGTCGTCGGCCCAAGCGGGGCAGGCAAGGACAGCGTCATGGGCTTCGCCGCGCACCATTTCGCGCATCGCCCGGACATCCTCTTCGTGCGGCGCGTGATCACGCGTCCATCGGATGCCGGCAGTGAAGTGCATGAAAGCGTCTCGACTCCGGAATTCGAGGACATGAGGCGAAACGGCGCTTTTGCCGTTTCGTGGCAGGCCCATGGCTTGAGCTACGGCGTTCCAATCGAGATCGCCGACAGGGTCTCAAGCGGCATGACGGCGATCGTCAACGGCAGCCGCGCCGCCCTTCCCGCAATTCGCGCGGCCTTCGGCACCATCGCCGTCGCGCTCGTGACCGCGGACCCGGCGGTGCTGGCGAAGCGCCTGGCCGAACGCGGGCGCGAGAGCGAAGAGGACGTGTTGCGCCGGCTCACGCGGCAGACGCCCGACATCGTCGCCGGCGGACCCGACGTGACGGTGATCGACAATAGCGGCCGGCTCGATGTCGCCGGGCAGCGCTTCGTTGCGCTCGTCGAGCGGCATTGCGCGGCGTTGCATCATCTGGCCTGA
- a CDS encoding MFS transporter → MDKRLIWLAVGSFTMSTVGFVFSSLLPSIAADTHTTIPHAGHLITVFSLSYAIGAPLLSAMAGAADRRRLLVAAMLTFVVGNGIAATSVSFTTLLLAQIVMGMASGLFAATAQATAVSLAGSEHRALAISIVVGGTTFAVALGAPLGALIAAFWGWRGTFAAVALLGLACATVLWLRLPRGLSGTKLTLSERFSAIARPGVASSLMVTFLYLAGAFVIISYLAPLAIDGAGLSKMALPGLLLAFGVGAVIGNLSSGYLADQVGATRMVALSLMSALIVSLVIAFGLHLLPRHLAGLLLIGIMVPWGIIGWAFPPAQASRIVGFAPEVAHLTLSLNASAIYLGIASGTAIGGRVLENTAAANLGFFAALFPVAALAVLYAGLRSYRRRFAVGLAE, encoded by the coding sequence ATGGACAAGCGCCTCATCTGGCTCGCTGTCGGCTCCTTCACGATGAGCACGGTCGGCTTCGTTTTTTCGAGCCTTTTGCCATCGATCGCGGCCGACACCCACACGACCATCCCACATGCGGGGCACCTGATTACTGTGTTCTCGCTTTCCTACGCCATCGGCGCGCCGCTGCTCTCGGCGATGGCGGGGGCGGCTGACAGGCGGCGGCTGCTTGTGGCTGCCATGCTTACCTTCGTGGTCGGCAACGGCATCGCGGCGACAAGCGTCTCGTTCACGACGCTGCTGCTTGCCCAGATTGTCATGGGAATGGCGAGTGGGCTGTTTGCTGCCACCGCCCAGGCAACAGCGGTTTCGCTCGCCGGGTCGGAGCACCGCGCGCTGGCAATCTCGATCGTAGTGGGCGGCACCACGTTCGCCGTGGCTCTGGGCGCACCCCTCGGGGCGCTGATCGCGGCCTTCTGGGGCTGGCGCGGCACGTTCGCGGCGGTTGCCCTGCTCGGACTCGCCTGCGCCACCGTGCTGTGGTTGCGCCTGCCGCGGGGCCTCAGCGGAACCAAGCTGACGCTTTCCGAGCGCTTCAGCGCCATCGCTCGCCCGGGCGTGGCCTCGTCGCTGATGGTGACCTTTCTTTATCTTGCGGGCGCCTTCGTGATCATCTCCTATCTCGCACCGCTGGCGATCGACGGTGCCGGGCTTTCGAAAATGGCGTTGCCCGGCCTGCTCCTTGCTTTCGGCGTGGGCGCGGTGATCGGCAATCTTTCCAGTGGCTACTTGGCCGACCAAGTCGGCGCGACGCGCATGGTGGCGCTTTCGCTGATGTCCGCGCTGATAGTGTCGCTGGTGATTGCCTTCGGGCTGCATCTCCTGCCGCGCCACCTCGCCGGCCTGCTGCTGATCGGCATCATGGTGCCGTGGGGCATCATCGGCTGGGCGTTCCCGCCGGCACAGGCCAGTCGCATCGTCGGCTTCGCGCCGGAGGTGGCGCATCTGACGCTGTCGCTCAACGCCTCGGCGATCTATCTCGGCATCGCCAGCGGCACAGCGATCGGCGGGCGCGTGCTGGAAAACACGGCCGCAGCCAATCTCGGCTTCTTCGCCGCGCTGTTTCCGGTGGCCGCGCTCGCCGTGCTCTACGCGGGGCTGCGCTCCTACCGGCGGCGCTTCGCAGTCGGCCTGGCGGAATAG
- a CDS encoding alpha-D-ribose 1-methylphosphonate 5-triphosphate diphosphatase, whose product MSKEQVLSNARIVLEDRIVNGSVLIRDGRIADISEGASSAGEDFDGDYLLPGLIELHTDHLEAHYSPRPGVRWLKIAAIQAHDAQVVTSGITTVFDCLRLGSDEDGGFQKGEMRSMADALAQAKEEGRLRADHLIHLRCEVSTSDVLEHYEDFQQDPQVRLVSLMDHAPGQRQFQTMDQYTLYYKTKRGLSDEAFTEFVERQQALSARYAAPHRTALAKACAERGITIASHDDATVAHVEESIGYGIRLAEFPTSFEAAEASHRAGLSVLMGAPNIVRGKSHSGNIAARDLAERGVLDVLSSDYVPFSLIHAPFVLADEVEAIDLPQAIAMVTATPARTVGLDDRGRIAVGLRADIARVHRREGIPVVRSVWREGRRVA is encoded by the coding sequence ATGAGCAAAGAACAGGTTTTGAGCAACGCCCGCATCGTTCTCGAGGACAGGATCGTCAACGGTTCCGTCCTCATCCGTGACGGTCGCATCGCCGACATTTCGGAAGGGGCAAGCAGCGCGGGCGAAGATTTTGACGGCGACTACCTACTGCCCGGCCTGATCGAACTCCACACCGATCATCTGGAGGCGCACTACTCGCCGCGCCCGGGCGTGCGCTGGCTGAAGATCGCGGCGATCCAGGCCCATGACGCCCAGGTCGTCACCTCCGGCATCACCACGGTCTTCGACTGCCTGCGTCTGGGTTCGGACGAGGATGGCGGCTTCCAGAAGGGCGAGATGCGCAGCATGGCCGACGCCCTGGCACAGGCTAAGGAGGAAGGCCGCTTGCGCGCCGACCACCTCATCCATCTGCGTTGCGAAGTTTCGACCTCCGACGTCCTCGAGCATTACGAGGACTTTCAACAAGACCCGCAAGTTCGGCTCGTCTCGCTGATGGACCACGCGCCGGGACAGCGTCAGTTCCAGACGATGGATCAGTACACGCTCTACTACAAGACGAAGCGCGGCCTTTCGGACGAGGCCTTCACCGAGTTCGTCGAGCGCCAGCAGGCGCTTTCCGCCCGGTACGCCGCGCCACATCGTACGGCGCTGGCGAAGGCGTGCGCCGAACGCGGCATCACCATTGCCAGCCATGACGACGCGACGGTGGCGCATGTCGAGGAATCGATCGGCTACGGCATCCGCTTGGCGGAATTCCCGACGAGCTTCGAGGCAGCCGAAGCCTCGCATCGCGCCGGCCTGAGCGTTCTGATGGGCGCGCCCAATATCGTGCGCGGCAAGTCTCATTCCGGCAACATCGCCGCCCGCGATCTCGCCGAGCGTGGTGTTCTCGATGTGCTTTCCTCCGATTATGTGCCTTTCAGCCTCATCCATGCGCCGTTCGTTCTGGCTGACGAGGTCGAGGCGATCGATCTGCCGCAGGCGATCGCCATGGTAACAGCGACGCCGGCGCGCACCGTCGGTCTCGACGATCGCGGCCGGATTGCTGTCGGACTGCGCGCCGATATCGCGCGCGTCCATCGCCGTGAGGGCATTCCAGTTGTTCGCTCCGTCTGGCGCGAAGGACGGCGTGTCGCATGA
- the phnE gene encoding phosphonate ABC transporter, permease protein PhnE, producing MATSVLSRQLSESGALVERHWQELNARRRLYTFLGLALLVLTLFASLWFANDSNAGKFFDRLPHFFDFVGDLLPRDAMEIVRAMFDLPSPYDDGSFKYNYPDGRLYLTDSLYVPEYFHKMLETVNIAIFSTVVGVFFGFILSFLAARNLMPNPWIRGPVRRLMEILRAFPEVVIAGFFLAILSLGPIPAIAAVSIHTVGALGKLFFEVVENADMKPEEGLRAVGANWIERVWFGIVPQVLPNFTSYFLLRLEINVRASTIIGAVGGGGIGELLRLAIGQGHEAKTLAIVILLFTTIFAVDQFSAWLRRRLVGDQAFQLAQ from the coding sequence ATGGCCACTTCCGTGCTTTCCCGACAGCTGAGCGAGAGCGGCGCTCTGGTGGAGCGTCACTGGCAGGAGCTCAATGCCCGCCGCCGCCTTTACACCTTCCTTGGTCTGGCGCTCCTCGTTCTGACGCTGTTCGCCTCGCTCTGGTTCGCCAACGACTCGAATGCCGGCAAGTTTTTCGACCGCCTGCCGCATTTCTTCGATTTCGTCGGCGATCTGCTCCCGCGCGACGCCATGGAGATCGTGCGTGCCATGTTCGACCTGCCCTCGCCCTATGACGACGGCAGCTTCAAGTACAACTATCCTGACGGCCGGCTTTACCTCACCGACAGCCTCTACGTACCGGAATATTTTCACAAGATGCTGGAGACGGTGAACATCGCCATCTTTTCGACGGTGGTCGGCGTCTTCTTCGGCTTCATCCTTTCGTTTCTTGCCGCGCGCAATCTCATGCCCAACCCCTGGATCAGGGGCCCGGTGCGCCGCCTGATGGAGATCCTGCGCGCCTTTCCCGAAGTGGTCATTGCCGGTTTCTTCCTGGCGATCCTCTCGCTTGGCCCCATTCCCGCGATTGCGGCGGTGTCGATCCACACGGTCGGTGCGCTTGGCAAGTTGTTCTTCGAGGTCGTCGAGAATGCCGACATGAAGCCCGAAGAGGGTTTGCGCGCCGTCGGCGCCAACTGGATCGAGCGTGTCTGGTTCGGTATCGTTCCGCAGGTTCTTCCGAACTTCACCAGTTACTTCCTGCTTCGCCTCGAGATCAATGTGCGCGCCTCGACGATCATCGGCGCCGTCGGCGGCGGCGGTATCGGCGAATTGCTGCGCCTGGCGATCGGCCAGGGTCACGAGGCAAAGACGCTCGCGATCGTGATTCTGCTGTTCACGACAATCTTCGCCGTTGATCAATTTTCCGCATGGCTCCGCCGCCGCCTTGTCGGCGATCAGGCCTTCCAGCTTGCCCAGTAG
- the hutI gene encoding imidazolonepropionase, which produces MDVNRNASSSITSLWRNARLATLREDIGPLGIIEKGAVAARGDRIVYVGAEEHLPQDLAQADETIDCEGRWMTPALIDCHTHIVHGGNRAREFQLRLEGATYEEIARAGGGIASTVKATNALSVEELVEAALPRLDTLLGEGVATVEVKSGYGLNIEAELKMLRAARRLQELRPVRIVTSYLAAHATPPEYKSRNSDYIADVVLPGLEAAHAEGLVDAVDGFCEGIAFSPAEIGRVFDAAKELGLPVKLHAEQLSDLGGAKLAASYGALSADHLEYLDAEGAAAMARAGTVAVLLPGAFFTLREKQLPPVDALRAAGTRIAIATDCNPGTSPLTSLLLTMNMSATLFRLTVDECLAGVTREAARALGILDKTGTIEVGKSADLAIWNIDEPAELIYRIGFNPLHQRIFGGERIGQ; this is translated from the coding sequence ATGGACGTAAACAGGAACGCGAGTTCAAGCATAACCAGCCTCTGGCGCAATGCGCGCCTGGCAACGCTTCGCGAGGATATCGGGCCGCTCGGCATCATCGAGAAAGGCGCCGTCGCCGCCCGCGGCGACCGGATCGTCTATGTCGGCGCAGAAGAACACCTGCCCCAGGACCTTGCCCAAGCCGACGAGACAATCGATTGTGAAGGCCGTTGGATGACGCCGGCGCTGATCGATTGCCACACCCATATCGTCCATGGCGGCAACCGCGCGCGTGAATTCCAGCTTCGGCTCGAAGGCGCCACCTACGAGGAAATTGCGCGCGCCGGCGGTGGCATCGCCTCGACGGTGAAGGCGACCAATGCCCTGTCGGTCGAGGAACTGGTGGAAGCGGCACTTCCGCGGCTCGACACGCTGCTTGGTGAGGGGGTCGCGACGGTCGAGGTGAAGTCCGGCTATGGCCTGAATATCGAGGCCGAGCTGAAGATGCTGCGCGCCGCGCGCCGGCTTCAAGAGCTGCGTCCGGTGCGCATCGTCACGAGCTATCTCGCCGCGCACGCGACGCCCCCCGAATACAAGAGCCGCAATAGCGACTATATTGCCGACGTCGTGCTGCCGGGCCTAGAAGCCGCGCACGCCGAGGGCCTCGTCGACGCAGTCGACGGCTTCTGCGAAGGCATCGCCTTTTCGCCCGCCGAGATCGGCCGGGTCTTCGATGCCGCGAAGGAGCTTGGCCTGCCGGTCAAGCTTCATGCCGAACAGCTTTCGGACCTCGGCGGCGCCAAGCTCGCCGCCTCCTACGGCGCGCTTTCGGCCGACCATCTCGAATATCTCGACGCGGAAGGCGCGGCCGCTATGGCAAGGGCCGGCACTGTCGCAGTGCTCCTGCCCGGTGCCTTCTTTACGCTTCGGGAAAAACAACTGCCGCCGGTCGACGCGCTACGTGCCGCCGGCACGCGCATTGCCATTGCGACGGATTGCAACCCGGGTACCTCACCGCTGACGTCGCTGCTTCTGACCATGAACATGTCGGCGACGCTCTTCCGGCTGACCGTCGACGAGTGCCTCGCGGGGGTCACGCGCGAAGCCGCGCGCGCGCTCGGAATCCTCGACAAGACCGGCACGATCGAGGTCGGCAAATCCGCGGACCTCGCGATCTGGAACATCGATGAGCCTGCCGAACTTATCTATCGGATAGGCTTCAATCCGCTGCATCAGCGCATCTTTGGAGGCGAAAGAATCGGCCAATGA
- a CDS encoding ArsR/SmtB family transcription factor, which produces MTLPHPTADQITLSNVLSSLGDPTRLAIVAYLARRDGRPTMCLNFTEFGSKTNISYHLAKLREAGITRTEVSGTSRLITLRSDDLDSRFPGLLDSVIAAAVDLPMVKKIEEVAEEALAQGDPR; this is translated from the coding sequence ATGACCCTGCCTCATCCCACCGCCGATCAGATCACCCTATCCAACGTGCTCTCCTCCCTCGGCGACCCGACACGCCTGGCGATCGTCGCTTATCTCGCCCGCCGCGACGGACGCCCGACCATGTGCCTGAACTTCACGGAGTTCGGCTCCAAGACCAATATCAGCTACCATCTCGCCAAATTGCGCGAGGCCGGCATTACCCGCACGGAGGTCTCCGGCACCAGCCGACTGATCACGCTGCGGAGCGACGACCTCGATAGTCGCTTTCCGGGCCTGCTCGATTCCGTCATCGCCGCCGCGGTGGACCTTCCCATGGTGAAGAAGATCGAGGAAGTGGCGGAAGAGGCGCTGGCGCAAGGCGACCCGCGATAG